Below is a window of Allomuricauda ruestringensis DSM 13258 DNA.
ATAGGTTTGGTTTTCAAACAACAACAATTCTCGATACCTGCCTTTGCCGACGAACAGGCTATATTGCTTTTCGGGATTTTATTCGAACCGAGAATTACAACAACTAAAGAGCTATACTCTTAAATTATCTTAAATCTTATGCTTTCCTCGATGAAATGCAATATTTTTATTGCCAATAAGTTCAGGTCTTAGACAAGATTTTTATGCGGATAAATTTCCACCTTCCCCTTTTTCTACTGTTATGTTTACAAGCTATCGGGCAGATTAATCCCTTGGCTGCCAAAGACTCCGTGGCCCAAATGGCATGGGTGGAGAACCACTACGCAAACATGGCGCTTGAAGAACGGATAGGACAGTTGTTTATGGTGAGCGTTGCATCAAACCAAAGTAAATCCGCAACGGATAGGGTAAAGAACCTTGTCGAATCCGAAGGTATTGGAGGAGTCATCTTTTTGGTGGGAGGACCTGTCCAACAAGCACAATTGGCCAACGTATACCAGGCAGCATCCAAAGTGCCATTGCTCATTGGTTCCGATGCCGAATGGGGTATGGCCATGCGTTTGGACTCAACCTACGCTTTTCCGTGGAACATGACCCTGGGGGCGATCCAGGATAGTACCATCGTGGAAAAGGTGGGCCATCAAATTGGAAAACACGCCAAACGTCTTGGGGTGCACATTAATTTTGCCCCAGACTTGGATGTGAACAATAATCCGAAAAACCCTATCATAGGTAACCGTTCTTTTGGCGAAGATCCTAAAAATGTGGCAGAAAAAGGAAGGGCCTTTGTTCGGGGCATGGAAAAAGCAGGCGTACTCACCAGCGGTAAGCATTTTCCCGGACATGGCGACACCGCTACCGATTCACACAAATCCTTGCCCATTATCAACTCATCTTTGGAGCGATTGGATTCCATTGAACTGTATCCTTTCAAAGAAGTAATGAAAGCTGGATTGAGCTCTACCATGGTGGCCCATTTGGATGTGCCCAGTTTGGAATCTCGGGAAGGGCACCCATCAACACTTTCCAAAAGTATAGTGACGGGCGTATTGCAAAACCAATTGGGATTTAAAGGTTTGGTCATCACCGATGCCTTGAACATGAAGGCAGTTTCGGACTTTGCCCCCGAAGGAGAGGTGGAATTGGAGGCCTTTTTGGCAGGGAATGATTTATTGTTGATGCCAGAAAACGTGCTCAAAGCCAAAGAAACCTTCATAAAGGCGTATAACGATGGTGTGGTCACGGAGGAAAGATTGGCCAAGTCTGTCAAAAAAATATTGATGGCCAAATACAAGGCTGGTCTGTACAATTATCAGCCTGTAAATTTGGAAAACCTCCTTGAGGATTTGAACGGAATTGAAAACGATGTGGTTTACGAAGAGGCTATGGAAGGTGCCATTACAGTTGCCAAGAACAATTTTTCGTTGATGCCCATCAAAAAACTGGACAATAAAAAAATTGCATACGTGCATTTTGGTGATGCTTCCGGGGCCACTTTTCACGCAGCATTGAACAAATATTACAAAGTAACCCATATCAAGGCCAAGGATATTGCTCAATATAAAAAGGAACTGGTGAAGTATAATTTGGTCATAATCGGTTTCCATAAAGATAATTCGAGTCCTTGGAAAGGCTATAAATTTTCCAAAAACGAACTTTTTTGGCTGGAGGAAATATCCCGTTTGCGGACCAGCAATACCATTTTAGCCCTGTTCGCTAGGCCATACGCCCTGTTGGATGTCCTGAACTTTGATACCGTGGACGGGGTAGTGGTGGGCTATCAGAATAGTAAAATTGCACAGAAAAAGGTGGCCGAAGTTATTTTTGGTGCTATTGGGGCATCAGGAAAGCTGCCCGTATCTGCCCATGATGAGTTTCCGGTTGGTACAGGTGTTGAGGTAAACCCCATACAACGCTTGGGGTATAGCATTCCAGAACGGGTGGGGATGAGTTCGGAGATGCTTGCCGAGGTGGACACGTTGGTTCAGCATGGATTGGATTCCTTGATGTTTCCAGGGGCGCAGGTGCTGATTGCCAGAAGGGGGAAAGTAATCTATAACAAGAATTTTGGGAAGCCCACCTATAACTCCACAAATGAGGTTGCCGAAGAATCCATATACGATCTGGCTTCTTTGACGAAGATTCTCTCCACCTTGCCCATGATCATGAAAATGGAAGAAGAGGGGGAGATTGCCCTGAACGATACATTCGGGGACCTGATTCCCGAATATGCCGATACGGAGTTAAAAGAGGTATCCGTCCTCAAAGCCTTATCCCACTATGGGCGATTGCCTTCCTGGATTGCCTTTTACTTGGATACCTTGAACAAGGACCGAAAACCATCATCGGAATTTTACAGGCAAAACCCATCAGAGGCTTTTCCGTACAAAGTTGCCGAGCATTTGTATTTGACTAGATCTTATAAAGATTCCATCTATAGCAGGATTGGGAGACAAAGCCTTAAATCGAACAGGTACCGGTATAGCGATGTGGGCTATTATGTGTTCAAAGAGTATATTGAGGACACCTACAACAAACCTATCAATGAATTGGTCGATGAGTTTCTGTACAAGCCCATGGGGCTGCAACGAACCACCTTTAATCCCTTAAAAAAATTTTCAAAAGAGGAGATAGTTCCGTCCGAAGAGGACGACTATTACAGATATCAGACGGTGCAGGGCTATGTGCACGATATGGGAGCGGCCATGCTGGGCGGTGTAGGAGGCCATGCAGGACTGTTTAGCACAGCCAATGAGGTAGCGAAGATCATGCAAATGTACTTACAGGGCGGTTACTACGGTGGGGAACGGTTTTTTAATTCGCGTACGGTGAAGCGGTTCAATACCTGCTATTTCTGTAACAAAGATGTAAGGCGGGGCGTTGGTTTTGATAAACCCCAGTTAGAAGAAAAAGGTCCTACCTGTGGTTGTGTGTCCAGACAGAGCTTTGGCCATAGCGGATTTACGGGAACCTATACCTGGGCCGACCCTGAAGAGGAAATTGTCTATGTTTTTCTGTCCAACAGGACCTACCCGTCTGCGACGAATACATTATTGATCAAATCTGGATTGCGGACACGTATTCAGCAGGCCATTTATGATTCCATTATTAATTAGGTAATGAATAATTGCCTTAGATTTGTTGTATGAAAATAGCGATTGTGTGTTACCCAACCTTTGGCGGTAGTGGCGTTGTTGCCACAGAATTGGGTATAGCCCTGGCAGAAAGGGGCCATGAGATACATTTTATCACTTACCGTCAACCCGTGCGTTTGGAGCTTTTGGGAAACAACATTCATTTTCACGAGGTACATGTGCCGGAATATCCATTGTTCCACTACCAACCTTATGAGCTGGCACTTTCCAGTAAGTTGGTGGATACCATCAAGCTTCACGATATTGAACTGCTGCATGTGCATTATGCCATCCCACATGCCTATGCGGGCTATATGGCCAAAAAGATGCTCCAGGAATACGGAATCTTTATTCCGATGATCACCACCTTGCACGGAACCGATATTACCTTGGTGGGCAAACATCCCTTTTATAAACCAGCGGTTACCTTCAGCATCAATAAATCGGATGTGGTGACCTCGGTTTCCGAGGCCTTGAAAAAGGAAACCTTAAAGCTTTTTGATATTGAAAAGGATATTGAGGTAATTCCCAACTTTATTGAAACCACCAAGTACAAGAACAATTATACGGATTGCCAACGTACCATGATGGCAAAGGAAGATGAACGGATCATTACCCACATCAGTAATTTTAGAAAGGTTAAGCGCATCCCCGACGTCATTAAAATATTCCATCGAATCCAAAAAACAATGCCTGCAAAACTTATTATGGTGGGCGAAGGGCCTGAAAAGGAAAGGGCGGAAGATTTATGTGATTCTTTGGGTCTGAAAGACAAAGTGTTGTTCTTGGGCAATAGCAATGAAATTGATCGGATTCTTTGTTTTTCCGATTTGTTCCTGTTGCCTTCGGAAACGGAAAGCTTTGGTTTGGCGGCCTTGGAGGCCATGATCAACAAGGTAGCTGTAATTTCCAGCAACACAGGG
It encodes the following:
- a CDS encoding glycoside hydrolase family 3 N-terminal domain-containing protein produces the protein MRINFHLPLFLLLCLQAIGQINPLAAKDSVAQMAWVENHYANMALEERIGQLFMVSVASNQSKSATDRVKNLVESEGIGGVIFLVGGPVQQAQLANVYQAASKVPLLIGSDAEWGMAMRLDSTYAFPWNMTLGAIQDSTIVEKVGHQIGKHAKRLGVHINFAPDLDVNNNPKNPIIGNRSFGEDPKNVAEKGRAFVRGMEKAGVLTSGKHFPGHGDTATDSHKSLPIINSSLERLDSIELYPFKEVMKAGLSSTMVAHLDVPSLESREGHPSTLSKSIVTGVLQNQLGFKGLVITDALNMKAVSDFAPEGEVELEAFLAGNDLLLMPENVLKAKETFIKAYNDGVVTEERLAKSVKKILMAKYKAGLYNYQPVNLENLLEDLNGIENDVVYEEAMEGAITVAKNNFSLMPIKKLDNKKIAYVHFGDASGATFHAALNKYYKVTHIKAKDIAQYKKELVKYNLVIIGFHKDNSSPWKGYKFSKNELFWLEEISRLRTSNTILALFARPYALLDVLNFDTVDGVVVGYQNSKIAQKKVAEVIFGAIGASGKLPVSAHDEFPVGTGVEVNPIQRLGYSIPERVGMSSEMLAEVDTLVQHGLDSLMFPGAQVLIARRGKVIYNKNFGKPTYNSTNEVAEESIYDLASLTKILSTLPMIMKMEEEGEIALNDTFGDLIPEYADTELKEVSVLKALSHYGRLPSWIAFYLDTLNKDRKPSSEFYRQNPSEAFPYKVAEHLYLTRSYKDSIYSRIGRQSLKSNRYRYSDVGYYVFKEYIEDTYNKPINELVDEFLYKPMGLQRTTFNPLKKFSKEEIVPSEEDDYYRYQTVQGYVHDMGAAMLGGVGGHAGLFSTANEVAKIMQMYLQGGYYGGERFFNSRTVKRFNTCYFCNKDVRRGVGFDKPQLEEKGPTCGCVSRQSFGHSGFTGTYTWADPEEEIVYVFLSNRTYPSATNTLLIKSGLRTRIQQAIYDSIIN
- the bshA gene encoding N-acetyl-alpha-D-glucosaminyl L-malate synthase BshA, yielding MKIAIVCYPTFGGSGVVATELGIALAERGHEIHFITYRQPVRLELLGNNIHFHEVHVPEYPLFHYQPYELALSSKLVDTIKLHDIELLHVHYAIPHAYAGYMAKKMLQEYGIFIPMITTLHGTDITLVGKHPFYKPAVTFSINKSDVVTSVSEALKKETLKLFDIEKDIEVIPNFIETTKYKNNYTDCQRTMMAKEDERIITHISNFRKVKRIPDVIKIFHRIQKTMPAKLIMVGEGPEKERAEDLCDSLGLKDKVLFLGNSNEIDRILCFSDLFLLPSETESFGLAALEAMINKVAVISSNTGGIPEVNIDGVSGYLADVGDVETMAARAIEILKDDDTLEKFKENAFNVASKFDIVHVLPLYEDLYEKAFKSRFKNTF